In the Erythrolamprus reginae isolate rEryReg1 chromosome 13, rEryReg1.hap1, whole genome shotgun sequence genome, one interval contains:
- the SYVN1 gene encoding E3 ubiquitin-protein ligase synoviolin: MFRTAIMMAASLALTSAVIAHAYYLKHQFYPTVVYLTKSSPSMAVLYIQAFVLVFLLGKFMGKVFFGQLRAAEMEHLLERSWYAVTETCLAFTVFRDDFSPRFVALFTLLLFLKCFHWLAEDRVDFMERSPNISWLFHFRIVSLMVLLAILDFLFVSHAYHSILTRGASVQLVFGFEYAILMTMVFTVFIKYLLHSIDLQSENPWDNKAVFMLYTELFTGFIKVLLYMAFMTIMIKVHTFPLFAIRPMYLAMRQFKKAVTDAIMSRRAIRNMNTLYPDATPEELQAMDNVCIICREEMVMGAKRLPCNHIFHTSCLRSWFQRQQTCPTCRMDVLRASLPTQSQPPPEQPEGGQHPPPHQPPLMPQPPNFPPGLLPPFPPGMFPLWPPMAPFPPVPGVQPPNNTDGAAAAASSPPGPQAAGTARPTGDSATTSDAATTAAAGTLPGFPFPPPWMGMPFPPLFGFPPMPVPPSGFAGLTEEELRAMEGHERQHLEARLQCLQNIHTLLDAAMLQINQYLTVLATIGMPRAAPTPPSASATSMPPPETPTSPESSNSSEVTTSTSHPADSSSSPDISPDKAEGSTQLSSHDGDPSSPEEPNAAELRRRRLQKLELPSSASH, encoded by the exons ATGTTCCGGACCGCCATCATGATGGCGGCAAGCCTGGCCTTAACCTCCGCCGTCATCGCTCACGCCTATTACCTGAAGCACCAGTTCTACCCCACCGTGGTGTACCTTACCAAGTCGAGTCCCAGCATGGCG GTCCTGTACATCCAGGCTTTCGTCTTGGTGTTCCTGCTAGGCAAATTCATGGGCAAAGTATTTTTCGGACAACTCCGAGCGGCAGAAATGGAG CACCTGCTTGAGCGCTCGTGGTATGCCGTGACCGAGACGTGCCTGGCCTTTACCGTCTTCAGGGATGACTTCAGTCCACGTTTTGTGGCTCTCTtcaccctcctcctcttcctcaagtGCTTCCATTGGCTGGCTGAAGACCGGGTGGACTTT ATGGAGAGAAGTCCCAACATATCTTGGTTATTCCATTTTCGCATTGTCT CTCTCATGGTGCTTCTGGCCATCCTAGACTTCCTGTTCGTCAGCCATGCTTACCACAGCATCCTGACCCGGGGGGCTTCCGTCCAGCTGGTCTTTGGCTTTGAG TACGCCATCCTCATGACGATGGTTTTTACTGTCTTCATCAAATACCTGCTGCACTCCATCGACCTCCAGAGTGAAAACCCCTGGGACAACAAGGCCGTCTTCATGCTCTATACAGAACTCTTCACGG GGTTCATCAAGGTCCTTCTCTACATGGCCTTCATGACGATCATGATCAAAGTACATACCTTCCCTCTCTTCGCCATCCGGCCGATGTACCTGGCAATGAG GCAGTTCAAAAAGGCCGTCACCGATGCGATCATGTCTCGTCGGGCGATCCGCAACATGAACACACT CTACCCCGATGCCACCCCAGAAGAGCTGCAGGCCATGGACAACGTTTGCATCATATGCCGGGAGGAGATGGTGATGGGTGCGAAACGCCTGCCATGCAATCACATATTCCATACCAG cTGCCTCCGGTCCTGGTTCCAGCGCCAACAGACCTGCCCCACCTGCCGGATGGACGTCCTGCGGGCCTCCCTGCCCACCCAGTCGCAGCCGCCCCCCGAGCAGCCGGAAGGAGGGCAGCATCCGCCCCCCCACCAACCCCCCTTGATGCCTCAGCCGCCCAACT TCCCTCCAGGCCTCCTGCCTCCGTTTCCTCCCGGGATGTTCCCTCTGTGGCCGCCCATGGCTCCTTTCCCGCCAGTGCCGGGCGTCCAGCCCCCCAACAACACCGACGGTGCTGCCGCGGCTGCCTCCTCCCCGCCAGGACCCCAAGCGGCAG GCACCGCCAGGCCCACCGGGGATTCGGCCACCACGTCGGACGCCGCCACTACTGCCGCCGCAGGGACCCTGCCAggcttccccttccctcccccttggaTGGGCATGCCGTTCCCCCCTCTCTTTG GCTTTCCCCCGATGCCGGTTCCCCCCTCGGGGTTTGCGGGGCTGACGGAGGAGGAGCTGCGGGCCATGGAAGGCCACGAACGGCAACACTTGGAAGCCCGGCTGCAGTGCCTGCAGAACATCCACACGCTCCTGGACGCAGCCATGCTCCAGATCAACCAGTACCTGACTGTGCTGGCGACCATCGG GATGCCTCGAGCTGCCCCGACGCCCCCCAGCGCTTCAGCCACTTCGATGCCCCCCCCGGAGACCCCGACCAGCCCCGAATCATCGAATTCCAGCGAAGTCACCACCTCGACCTCCCACCCAGCGGACAGCTCCTCTTCACCAG